GAGCAGTCAATGACCAAAGACATCCTGATTTCACGCCGGGCAGTGATCGCGTCGGGCATTGCGCTCGGCGTCAGCGGCTTTGCGCCGCTGGCGAGAGCTGCCGCGCCGCTGAAGGTCGCCGGCATTCATGCGTCGCCGGTCGAAAATGCCTGGAATCCTGTCTGCATAAGGCCTTGCAGGACGCAGCCAAGGAAGGTGCAATCGAATACGTCTTCTCCGAAGGTGTCTCCGGCACCGATTATCCGCGCGCCATGCGAGAATATGCCGAGCAGGGCAACAAGCTGATTATCGGCGAAGCCTACGCGGTGGAGAAAGAGGCCAGGCAGGTCGCAGCCGATTATCCCGACACCGCCTTCGTGTTGGGTTCGAGCGGCGAGCAGGCCGGCGACAATTTCGGCGTCTTCGGCACCTGGAACCATGACGGCGCCTATCTTGCCGGCATGCTGGCCGGCAAAATGACCAAGTCGAATGTTGTCGGTTCGGTCGGCGCCATTCCGATCCCCGAAGTCAACATGCTCATCAATGCGTTCGCGGCGGGCGTCAAGGCCGTCAATCCCGACGCCAAGCACCTCGTCTCGTTCATCGGCACCTTCTTCGATCCGCCGAAGGCGCGAGAAGCCGGTCTTGCCCAGATCGATGCCGGCGCCGACATCCTGTTCGGCGAGCGCATCGGCACGGCCGATGCCGCCAAGGAGCGCGGCATCAAGTCTGTCGGCTCGCTGATCGACTATACGCCGCGCTATCCGGATACGGTGTTCGCCAACGCCATGTGGTACTTCCGCCCGATCCTGAACGCTGCGATCGCCGATGTCGCTGCCGGAAAGCCGGTCGGCAGGAACTACACGTCTTACGGCCTGATGAAGGAAGGCGGCAGTGATATCGTCTTCGTCAAGGGTGTGGCGCCCGCTGAAGCCGAGGCTGCGATGGAAGCCAAGCGGGCGGAGATCAAGGCCGGCACTTTCGAAGTTCCGAAGATGATGGAAGAGCCGAAGTAATTCGGCTCATGCAGGGCGATGCAACGGACCTGGCGGCAGCGATCAGGCATGGCAGCCTCAGCGCTGCAGAGGCGATGCAGGCTTCTCTTGACGCAGTTGCGCGGCAAGAGAAGCTCGGCGCGATCGCCTATCTCGATGCAGCTATGGGCCGAGCCTCGGCAGACGCCCGCGACCGGGAACGGCAGAGTGAGCCCGAACACTTTTCCATCAGGCCCTTTGCCGGCGTGCCGACCTTGGCGAAGGATCTTGGCGGCCCCTTCGCCGGTCTGCCGGTAGCGGCCGGGTCCCGCCTCTTCGAAAGAAAAGGCGGCGAAGCGGATTCCGATCTCGCATCCCGTTTCCGCGACGCCGGCTTCTGTCTGTTCGGCCTGACGACGAGCCCGGAATTGGGCCTGTCGCTTGCCAGCGAACCGGCGATCGGACCGCTCTGCCGCAATCCGCTCGATCCGGCCCGGACCGCAGGCGGCTCTTCCGGTGGTGCGGCAGCGGCGGTTGCCGCCGGGATCGTCGCCATTGCGCATGCCACCGATGCCGGCGGCTCGATCCGTGTGCCCGCAGCCTGCTGTGGCCTTGTCGGAATGAAGCCGACACGCGGCGCCATGCCGGGCGGACCATCTTTTGGCAACCACCTCGGCGGGATCGCCAGCGAACTCGCGGTTTGCCGCTCGGTGCGGGATACCGCGCGGATATTCGATAGGCTGAGCGGCAATTCACGAGGGCCATTTCCGGATCCTTCTCTTGTCGCTATCGGCAACGGCCGTTTGCGGATCGGCCTGCTGGCCGATACTGGATCGGTCTATCCGACCGAGGGCGACCGACTCGTAGCCGTTGAGGATGCGGCTCGTGCCCTCGAAAGCGACGGACACGAGATCGTTCCGCTGAGCTGGGCTGAGTTCGAACGGAGCGTCACTTCAAGCGGCCGCGCCTTCGCCGAGATCGTCTCCGTCAACCTTGCGGCGTTCATCGAGGCGGCAGCTCTTGATGAAAGCAGGGCTGAGCCTCTGACGCAGGCTTTCGCGGCGCGCGGACGGGCGCTTCCCGCCACCATGCTCTGGAACACGCTGAACGACGCCGTCCTGGTGAGCCATAACCTCTGGGCGCTGTTCGACAGGGTCGATTGCATCTTAATGCCGATGCTCTCGTCTGCGCCTCTTGCGATCGGCTCCTTTCCGTCCGATCATGGCGACACGGATCTGCATCTCGAGCGGATGACGGCATTCGCGCCGCTTGCCTGCCTCGCCAATATTTCGGGTTTTCCTGCTTTGACGCTGCCTTTCGGACAGGATGAGCATGGCATGCCGCTGCCGGTGCAGATCATGGCGCCGATGGGTCACGAGCCGCGCCTGCTGTCGCTTGCCGCACGCCTGGAGGCCGAGGCGCGATGGCAGCACCGTTTTCCGGTCGCAGGATTGCCGTCATGACCGGACCTGTGCTGGAGATTATCGGCGTCAGCAAGCGCTTCGGCGGCAATCTTGCCAATGACGATATCTCCATGACGCTTGCCAGGGGCGAGGTCGTCGCTCTGCTTGGCGAAAACGGCGCCGGCAAGACCACGCTGATGAGCATCCTGTTCGGCCATTACATGCCCGATACCGGTCGGATTCTGATTGAGGGTATCGAGGTGGCGCAGGGCAAGCCGCGGGCGGCGATCCGCGCCGGCGTCGGCATGGTGCATCAGCACTTCTCGCTCGCACCCAATCTCACCGTTCTTGAAAATGTCATGACCGGCACCGAAAGCCTGTGGGTCTGGCGCTCGGGAACATCAACGGCGCGAAAGAAGCTCCTGGCAATTTCCGAGCGCTTCGGCCTCAAGGTCGATCCGGATGCCCGTATTGGCGACTTGTCGGTCGGCGAGCAGCAACGCGTCGAGATCCTCAAGGCGCTCTATAACGATGCCCGCATTCTGATCCTCGACGAGCCAACGGCGGTCCTGACCAATATCGAGGCCGACCGGCTGTTCACGACCTTGAAGGAGATGGCCCGCCAGGGCCTGTCGCTGATCTTCATCTCCCACAAGCTCGACGAGGTGATGGCGGCAGCCGACCGCATCGTCGTGCTGCGCGGCGGCAAGATGGTCGCCGAACGCAAGGCGTCTGAAACCAGCAAGGCGGAACTCGCCGAGCTGATGGTCGGCCGCCGCGTGATGCGGCCCGTGCGCGAACCGTCGGCGCCCGGCGCGGTTGCGCTCGAAGCCGCCGATGTCACGGTGCGCATCGACGGCATCGATCGGTTGAAATCGATCAGCTTTCGGCTGCATCAGGGCGAGATCCTTGGCATCATCGGCGTTTCGGGCAATGGCCAGGCGGCGTTGGCGCACCTTCTCTCCGGCACACTGGCGCGCAGCGGCGGCGACCTTCTTCTGTTCGGGGAAGCCGTCGGTGATCTCGGCGTCGCCGATGTCGTCGACGCCGGTATCGGCCGCATTCCTGAAGACCGCAACGAGGAGGGCGTGATCGGCGAGATGGCGATCTGGGAAAATGCCGTACTGGAGCGCCTCGCCTCACCGGCCTTCTCGCGCCTCGGTCTTGTCAACCGCAAGGCCGGCATGGCCTTCGCCAGGGAGATCATCGACGGGTTCGATGTCCGTGGCGGCGGCCCCGCCATTCGCACTCGGCTGCTCTCCGGCGGCAATATGCAGAAGCTCATTCTCGGCCGCAACCTGCATCGGCGGCCGCGCATCCTGATCGCCGCGCAGCCCGCACGGGGGCTCGACGAAGGGGCCGTGGCGGCCGTGCACGCGCGCCTGCTCGAAGCCCGCCGGCAGAGTGCCGCCGTACTGCTGATCTCGGAAGACCTCGACGAGGTAATCGCGCTCGCCGATCGTATCCAGGCAATCGTCGGTGGCCGCCTGTCGCCGCCCGTCGAGGCCGAAGATGCCGATGCTCGCAGACTAGGGCTGATGATGGCTGGCGAATGGCAAGAGACCCGCGAGACCAGCCATGCGATTTGAGCGCCGCGAACACCGTCCGCTTTACCTGCTGATCGTCACGCCCATCATCGCGGTGATTGCAGCGCTGGCGCTCTCGGGCATCCTGATTGCCATCGCCGGCGCGCCGGTGCTCGATGCCTATTGGCGTATCCTGATCGGTGCTTTCGGCTCGCGGCTGTCGGCGACCGAAACGCTGACGCGGGCGACACCGCTGATGCTGACGGGGCTTGCCGCCGCCGTCGCCTTCCGGGCGCGGCTCTGGAATATCGGCGCCGAGGGCCAGTTTTATCTTGGCGCCATCGCCGTTGCCGCGGCGAGTTCGAAACTGCTGGGCGATCTGCCGGCACCCATTCTCATTCCGCTGCTGCTGCTGATCGGAGCCTTTGCCGGCATGGTGCTCATTCTCATTCCCCTCTGGCTCAGGCTGCGCTTCTCTGTCGATGAGGTCGTCACCAGCCTGCTGCTGAACTTCATCGCCGTGCTCTTCGTCTCGATGCTGATTGACGGCGTTCTCAAGGACCCGCTTGCCTTCGGCTGGCCGCAGTCGCAATCCGTCAGCGATCATGCCATGCTGCCGAAGTTGATCGCCCGCTCACGCCTGCATATCGGTTTTGCGATCGCGATCGGGCTGGCTGTCGTCGTCCATTTTGTCCAATCCCGCACCGTGTTCGGCATGCAGTCGCGCGCCGCCGGCCTCAATCCCACCGGTGCGATCTTCGCCGGTGTGCCGCTCGGCAGAACGTTGGTCAAGGTCGCCTGCCTGTCCGGCGGCCTTGCGGGGCTCGCGGGAGCGATCGAGGTGATGGGGGTCAAGGGTTACGTGACGACCGATCTGTCGCCGGGTTTCGGCTATGCAGGCATCGTTGTCGCCATGCTCGCCAATCTCAATCCCCTGGGTGTCGTCTTCGCCGCCATTTTCACGGCCACCATGTTTGTGGGCGCGGACGGCATGAGCCGGGGTCTCGGCATCCCCACCTATATCGCCGATGTCACGGTGGCGTTGTCGCTGTTGACGATGCTGATCGCCTTGTTCTTCACCCAATACAGGATCCGGCGATGATGCAGCTGTTCGACATCATCGCTTCCGCGGGACTCTGGGCGGCAATCCTGCGCATCGCCACGCCGCTGATCTTCGGCACGCTCGGCGCATTGCTCTGTGAACGGGCCGGCGTGCTCAATCTCGGCATCGAAGGCATCATGACTTTCGGCGCGATGATCGGCTGGCTCTCCGTCTATCACGGTGCCGATCTCTGGACCGGTCTGCTGATCGCAGGCATAGCCGGCGGCGTCTTCGGCCTGCTGCACGCGTCGCTGACGGTGACGCTGGGCCTCTCCCAGCATGTCTCCGGCCTTGGAGTCACGCTGTTTGCCTCCAGTTTCAGCTATTATGTCTTCCGGCTGATCGTGCCGCTTGCCAATACGCCACCCACCATCGTGCCGTTCCGGCCGATCGACATTCCTGGGCTTTCGACTTTGCCTTTCATCGGGCCGGCCTTCTTCACGCAGACGGCGCCCACCTATCTCGCGATCATTATCGCCCTGCTGATGGCCTACATCATCTTTCGCACACCGGTGGGGCTTGCGATCCGTATGACCGGTGAAAATCCGCATGCGGCGGAAGCACAGGGCGTCAATCCAATGAAGGTGCGCTATGGCGCGGTGATTGCCGGAAGCGCGCTGATGGGAATGGGAGGTGCCTTCCTGACATTGTCGGCGTTCAACAGTTTCTTCCCGACGATGGTGCAGGGACGCGGCTGGATCTGTATCGCCCTCGTCGTGTTCGCCTCCTGGCGCCCCGGCCGCGCGCTTTTCGGCGCCCTGCTCTTCGCCTTCTTCGACGCCTTTCAGCTTCGTCTGCAAACCGCGCTGAGCGGGCTCGTGCCCTATCAGCTTTTCCTGATGACCCCCTATATCCTTTCCATCGCCGCCCTTGCCGTCATGGCCCGCCGCGCCCGCGTTCCGCAGGCGCTCATGCAGCCCTATCGACGCGGCGAACGCTGAAACTGCCCACATCCAATGAGGTTCCGATGTTCGATTTGATCGTCAGAAATGCAAATCTCCCCGATGGCTCAGAGAATATCGATATCGGCATTGAGGGCGGTAAGATCATCGTTGTCGAGCGCAATCTCCAGGCGCAGGCGGGGGAGGAAATCGATGCAACCGGCCGGCTGGTCAGTCCGCCCCTGGTCGATCCGCATTTCCATATGGACGCCACCCTGTCGCTCGGCTTACCGCGCATGAATGTATCCGGCACGCTGCTTGAGGGAATCGCGCTCTGGGGAGAGTTGCGGCCGATTTTGACGAAAGAGGAGTTGGTCGATCGCGCGTTGCGCTATTGCGATCTGGCGGTGACGCAGGGGCTGCTCTTCATTCGCAGCCATGTCGACACCAGCGATCCCAGACTGGTGACCGTCGAGGCGATGATCGAGGTTCGCGAAAAGGTCGCGCCCTATATCGATCTGCAATTGGTCGCTTTTCCTCAGGATGGCTATTACCGCTCGCCCGGCGCGGTCGACACTCTCAACCGCGCCCTCGACATGGGCGTCGACATCGTTGGTGGCATTCCCCACTTTGAACGGACGATGGGCGAAGGTGCGGCATCGGTCGAGGCGCTCTGCCGCATCGCTGCGGACCGCGGCCTGCCGGTCGACATGCATTGCGACGAAACCGACGACCCGCTCTCGCGCCATATCGAGACGTTGGCTGCCGAAACCATCCGTTTCGGGCTCAAGGGGCGCGTCGCCGGCTCGCATCTGACCTCGATGCATTCGATGGACAATTATTATGTCTCCAAGCTCATTCCGCTGATGGTCGAGGCCGAGATCAACGTCATCCCCAATCCGCTTATCAACATCATGCTGCAGGGCCGGCACGACACCTATCCGAAACGCCGCGGCATGACGCGCGTGCGGGAATTGATGGATACGGGGCTTAATGTTTCCTTCGGGCACGATTGCGTCATGGACCCCTGGTACTCGATGGG
The sequence above is drawn from the Rhizobium leguminosarum genome and encodes:
- a CDS encoding amidase, encoding MQGDATDLAAAIRHGSLSAAEAMQASLDAVARQEKLGAIAYLDAAMGRASADARDRERQSEPEHFSIRPFAGVPTLAKDLGGPFAGLPVAAGSRLFERKGGEADSDLASRFRDAGFCLFGLTTSPELGLSLASEPAIGPLCRNPLDPARTAGGSSGGAAAAVAAGIVAIAHATDAGGSIRVPAACCGLVGMKPTRGAMPGGPSFGNHLGGIASELAVCRSVRDTARIFDRLSGNSRGPFPDPSLVAIGNGRLRIGLLADTGSVYPTEGDRLVAVEDAARALESDGHEIVPLSWAEFERSVTSSGRAFAEIVSVNLAAFIEAAALDESRAEPLTQAFAARGRALPATMLWNTLNDAVLVSHNLWALFDRVDCILMPMLSSAPLAIGSFPSDHGDTDLHLERMTAFAPLACLANISGFPALTLPFGQDEHGMPLPVQIMAPMGHEPRLLSLAARLEAEARWQHRFPVAGLPS
- a CDS encoding ABC transporter permease translates to MMQLFDIIASAGLWAAILRIATPLIFGTLGALLCERAGVLNLGIEGIMTFGAMIGWLSVYHGADLWTGLLIAGIAGGVFGLLHASLTVTLGLSQHVSGLGVTLFASSFSYYVFRLIVPLANTPPTIVPFRPIDIPGLSTLPFIGPAFFTQTAPTYLAIIIALLMAYIIFRTPVGLAIRMTGENPHAAEAQGVNPMKVRYGAVIAGSALMGMGGAFLTLSAFNSFFPTMVQGRGWICIALVVFASWRPGRALFGALLFAFFDAFQLRLQTALSGLVPYQLFLMTPYILSIAALAVMARRARVPQALMQPYRRGER
- a CDS encoding amidohydrolase family protein; the protein is MFDLIVRNANLPDGSENIDIGIEGGKIIVVERNLQAQAGEEIDATGRLVSPPLVDPHFHMDATLSLGLPRMNVSGTLLEGIALWGELRPILTKEELVDRALRYCDLAVTQGLLFIRSHVDTSDPRLVTVEAMIEVREKVAPYIDLQLVAFPQDGYYRSPGAVDTLNRALDMGVDIVGGIPHFERTMGEGAASVEALCRIAADRGLPVDMHCDETDDPLSRHIETLAAETIRFGLKGRVAGSHLTSMHSMDNYYVSKLIPLMVEAEINVIPNPLINIMLQGRHDTYPKRRGMTRVRELMDTGLNVSFGHDCVMDPWYSMGSGDMLEVGHMAIHVAQMAGIDDKKRIFDALTVNSARTMGLAGYGLEKGCNADLVILQASDTLEALRLKPNRLAVIRRGKVIARSAPRIGELFLDGRPAQIDGGLDYTPRS
- a CDS encoding ABC transporter ATP-binding protein; protein product: MTGPVLEIIGVSKRFGGNLANDDISMTLARGEVVALLGENGAGKTTLMSILFGHYMPDTGRILIEGIEVAQGKPRAAIRAGVGMVHQHFSLAPNLTVLENVMTGTESLWVWRSGTSTARKKLLAISERFGLKVDPDARIGDLSVGEQQRVEILKALYNDARILILDEPTAVLTNIEADRLFTTLKEMARQGLSLIFISHKLDEVMAAADRIVVLRGGKMVAERKASETSKAELAELMVGRRVMRPVREPSAPGAVALEAADVTVRIDGIDRLKSISFRLHQGEILGIIGVSGNGQAALAHLLSGTLARSGGDLLLFGEAVGDLGVADVVDAGIGRIPEDRNEEGVIGEMAIWENAVLERLASPAFSRLGLVNRKAGMAFAREIIDGFDVRGGGPAIRTRLLSGGNMQKLILGRNLHRRPRILIAAQPARGLDEGAVAAVHARLLEARRQSAAVLLISEDLDEVIALADRIQAIVGGRLSPPVEAEDADARRLGLMMAGEWQETRETSHAI
- a CDS encoding ABC transporter permease translates to MRFERREHRPLYLLIVTPIIAVIAALALSGILIAIAGAPVLDAYWRILIGAFGSRLSATETLTRATPLMLTGLAAAVAFRARLWNIGAEGQFYLGAIAVAAASSKLLGDLPAPILIPLLLLIGAFAGMVLILIPLWLRLRFSVDEVVTSLLLNFIAVLFVSMLIDGVLKDPLAFGWPQSQSVSDHAMLPKLIARSRLHIGFAIAIGLAVVVHFVQSRTVFGMQSRAAGLNPTGAIFAGVPLGRTLVKVACLSGGLAGLAGAIEVMGVKGYVTTDLSPGFGYAGIVVAMLANLNPLGVVFAAIFTATMFVGADGMSRGLGIPTYIADVTVALSLLTMLIALFFTQYRIRR